In the Engystomops pustulosus chromosome 2, aEngPut4.maternal, whole genome shotgun sequence genome, one interval contains:
- the LOC140119888 gene encoding gastrula zinc finger protein XlCGF66.1-like, with the protein MRVQDRDQVHTRILDLTLEMISLITEEDNTVVKKSSGECVTSRVSGGWTQSPITEPPPHSLIHEQKILELTSRITELLSGEVPIRCQDVTVYFSMEEWEYIEGHKDQYKDIMMVKGPPGMEKDGNQMAARILDLTLEIIALITGEDYTVVKKSSGECVTPRMSGGWTQSPITEPPPHSLIHEQKILELTSRITELLSGEVSAAGNAGTLYNNTREVSG; encoded by the exons ATGAGGGTCCAGGATAGAGACCAGGTGCATACAAGGATCCTGgacctcaccctggagatgatctccttgataactgAAGAG Gataacacagtagtgaagaagtcgtctggtgagtgtgtgacctcccgtgtgtcaggaggatggacccagagccccatcaccgagcctccacctcattcactgatacatgagcagaagatcctagaacttacctccaggatcactgagctgctgagcggagag gttcctataaggtgtcaggacgtcactgtttatttctccatggaggagtgggagtatatagaaggacacaaggaccaatACAAAGACATCATGATGGTGAAGGGTCCACCAGGAATGGAGAAGGATGGAAACCAGATGGCTGCAAGGATCCTGGACCTAACCCTGGAGATCATTGCCTTGATAACTGGGGAG gattacacagtagtgaagaagtcttctggtgagtgtgtgaccccccgtatgtcaggaggatggacccagagccccatcaccgagcctccacctcattcactgatacatgagcagaagatcctagaacttacctccaggatcactgagctgctgagcggagaggtgagtgctgccgggaatgctgggacattgtacaataacacaagggaggtgtctgggtga
- the LOC140119815 gene encoding uncharacterized protein, giving the protein MEEWEYIEGHKDLYKNLMMENLQPLTSPGEKNGGSRGRPPSSLCGRVEDMQSHPSTVEGNRGDKREFSISKRFTQKSLLDQHVKIHTGKKTFLCPECGKCFRNQSILNKHQRTHKSEEKPFSCIKCGKLFTRESVFSKHRRTHTEEKPLSCTECGKCFGKKAGLIQHMKIHIGEKRFPCTECGKCFGEKGKLSRHHRTHTGEKPFLCSECGKCFGEKGKLVAHQRTHTGEKPFSCTECGKCFPRKSVLVIHQRIHTGEKPFLCTECGKGFGKKESLIQHQRIHAGMKPFSCTECGKWFSQKDDLFRHQRIHIENSLACTECGNIFGSKKDLFKHQRIHTGEKPFSCNECGKCFMYKSGLVQHHRFHTGEKPFSCTECGKCFSYKSSFVEHQRIHTGVKPFSCTECGKCFGTKKDLFRHQIIHTRENSFSCTECEKCFGVKKDLFRHQKIHTGEKPFSCTECGKCFKEKGKLSRHQRTHTGEKPFSCTECGKCFRERGKLLIHQRTHTGERPFSCTECGKCFNYKSDLVDHNRTHTGEKPFLCIECGKCFMYKSSLVDHQRIHRVEKPC; this is encoded by the exons atggaggagtgggagtatatagaaggacacaaggatctGTACAAGAACCTCATGATGGAGAACCTCcaacccctcacatcaccag GAGAAAAAAATGGAGGTTCCcgtggacgtcccccctcatctcttTGTGGCAGAGTAGAAGATATGCAGTCACATCCTTCCACAGTGGAGGGAAATCGTGGAGATAAAAGGGAGTTTTCAATTTCGAAGCGGTTTACCCAGAAATCACTTCTTGATCAACACGTGAAAATTCATACAGGGAAGAAGACGTTTttatgtcctgaatgtgggaaatgttttaggaaTCAATCAATTCTTaacaaacatcagagaactcacaaatcagaggagaagccgttttcatgtattAAATGTGGAAAGCTTTTTACTCGCGAATCAGTTTTTTCTAAACATCGGAGAACTCACACAGAAGAGAAGCCactttcatgtactgaatgtgggaaatgttttggcaAGAAAGCGGGTCTTATTCAACACATGAAAATTCACATAGGAGAAAAGCGATTTCCATGTACTGAATGCGGAAAATGTTTTGGCGAAAAAGGAAAGCTTTCTAGACATcatagaactcacacaggagagaagccatttttatgtagtgaatgtggaaaatgttttggcgAAAAAGGAAAGCTTGTggcacatcagagaactcacacaggggagaaaccattttcatgtaccGAATGTGGAAAGTGTTTTCCTCGAAAATCGgttcttgttatacatcagagaattcacacaggagagaagccatttttatgtactgaatgtggaaaagggTTTGGTAAGAAAGAAAGTCTAattcaacaccagagaattcatGCAGGAATGAAGCCATTTtcgtgtactgaatgtggaaaatggttTAGCCAAAAAGATGATCTttttagacatcagagaattcacatagAGAACTCATTAGCATGCACTGAATGTGGAAACATTTTTGGCTCAAAAAAAGATCtttttaaacatcagagaattcacacaggggagaagccattttcatgtaatgaatgtggaaaatgttttatgtaCAAATCAGGTCTTGTTCAACATCACAgatttcacacaggggagaagccattttcctgtactgaatgtggaaaatgttttagttaTAAATCTAGTTTTGTTGAACACCAGAGAATACACACAGGagtgaagccattttcatgtactgaatgtggaaaatgttttggtaCAAAAAAAGATCTTTTTAGACATCAGATAATTCACACAAGGGAGAattcattttcatgtactgaatgtgaaaaatgttttggcgtaaaaaaagatctttttagacatcagaaaattcacacaggggagaagccattttcatgtaccgaatgtggaaaatgttttaaggaAAAAGGAAAGCTTtctagacatcagagaactcacacaggagagaagccattttcatgtactgaatgtggaaaatgttttagggaAAGAGGAAAGCTTTtaatacatcagagaactcacacaggagagaggccattttcatgtactgaatgtgggaaatgttttaattataaATCAGATCTTGTTGATCATAATAGAACtcatacaggggagaagccatttttatgtattgaatgtggaaaatgttttatgtaTAAATCAAGTCTTGTTGACCACCAAAGAATACACAGGGTGGAGAAGCCATGTTAA